One Vibrio campbellii CAIM 519 = NBRC 15631 = ATCC 25920 genomic window carries:
- a CDS encoding ATP-dependent DNA helicase encodes MIAKTFSSEGALGKAIPGFQARQPQIDMAEAVSSAIKDQTQLVVEAGTGTGKTFAYLVPALLSGKKVIISTGSKNLQEQLYHRDLPLMVNALGFYGQVALLKGRSNYLCLDRLSRQMVESHTNEADPTLLTQLVKVRTWSSETKTGDLGDCDDLSEDSMIIPTITSTNDNCLGKECPSYTDCFVLKARKRAMDSDIVVVNHHLFLADLAIKETGFGELIPEADVFIFDEAHQLPDIASEYFGQSISSRQIQELAKDIEIAYRTEAKDMRQLQKVGEKLMQSAMDMRIVLGEPGFRGNWREALQSESIKRELVRLTDSLDLAIDVLKLALGRSQLLDTAFERANLIKGRIDRVCDVDITGYSYWYDTSPRHFALHITPLSVADKFHEQIEIKQGAWIFTSATLAVSGDFKHFTDRLGLNPKQQFSLPSPFDYEKQARLCVPRYLPEPNSPGLADKLVRMLASVIEENDGRCFFLCTSHSMMRELGERFREVLDLPVLMQGEMSKQKTLAEFMELGNALLVATGAFWEGIDVRGDALSCVIIDKLPFTAPDDPLLKARIEDCRLRGGEPFAEVQIPDAVITLKQGVGRLIRDQKDHGALIICDNRLVTRDYGGTFLGSLPPIPRTRDLERIKTFLKTEQPAAD; translated from the coding sequence ATGATCGCAAAAACATTCTCCTCTGAGGGCGCGTTAGGCAAAGCCATTCCGGGCTTTCAAGCTCGCCAGCCACAAATCGATATGGCAGAAGCTGTCAGCAGTGCGATCAAAGACCAAACTCAGCTGGTGGTAGAAGCCGGAACGGGAACGGGTAAGACCTTCGCTTACCTTGTGCCAGCGCTATTAAGTGGCAAAAAAGTCATCATCAGTACCGGGTCGAAGAACCTGCAAGAGCAATTGTATCACCGTGACTTGCCTTTGATGGTCAATGCTTTGGGCTTTTATGGACAAGTTGCGCTACTAAAAGGTCGCTCCAATTACCTATGTTTGGATCGTCTTAGCCGACAAATGGTCGAGAGCCATACTAATGAGGCCGATCCAACACTGCTGACTCAATTGGTTAAAGTCCGCACTTGGTCGTCTGAAACCAAAACGGGCGATTTAGGTGACTGTGATGATCTGTCAGAAGACAGCATGATCATCCCAACCATTACCTCCACCAACGATAACTGCCTGGGTAAAGAGTGTCCGAGCTACACCGATTGTTTCGTCTTAAAAGCACGCAAACGCGCAATGGATTCAGACATTGTTGTCGTCAACCACCACTTGTTCCTTGCAGACCTCGCGATCAAAGAAACCGGCTTTGGTGAGTTGATCCCAGAAGCTGACGTGTTCATCTTCGACGAAGCGCACCAGCTTCCAGACATTGCCAGCGAATACTTCGGACAATCGATCTCTAGCCGTCAGATCCAAGAGCTCGCTAAAGACATTGAGATAGCCTACCGCACTGAAGCAAAAGACATGCGCCAGCTACAAAAAGTCGGTGAAAAGCTGATGCAAAGTGCGATGGATATGCGCATCGTGCTCGGTGAACCGGGCTTTCGTGGAAACTGGCGTGAAGCGCTGCAGTCGGAATCGATCAAGCGTGAATTGGTGCGCTTAACCGATAGCTTAGACTTGGCGATTGATGTGTTGAAACTGGCGCTAGGTCGAAGCCAATTGCTGGATACCGCTTTTGAGCGTGCCAACCTGATCAAAGGACGAATTGATCGCGTTTGTGATGTCGATATTACTGGTTACTCATACTGGTACGACACATCTCCCCGCCACTTTGCTCTGCACATTACGCCGCTATCGGTTGCAGATAAATTCCATGAGCAAATTGAAATCAAACAAGGCGCGTGGATTTTCACGTCTGCAACCCTTGCAGTATCTGGCGACTTTAAACACTTTACCGATCGTCTTGGATTGAACCCGAAGCAGCAGTTTTCGTTGCCATCTCCGTTCGATTACGAGAAGCAAGCGCGCCTATGTGTGCCTCGTTATTTGCCAGAGCCAAACAGCCCAGGCTTAGCCGACAAACTGGTGCGAATGCTTGCGTCTGTGATTGAAGAGAACGACGGGCGTTGTTTCTTCCTGTGTACTTCGCACAGCATGATGCGTGAGCTTGGTGAACGCTTCCGTGAAGTGCTGGATCTGCCTGTGCTAATGCAAGGTGAGATGAGCAAACAAAAGACCCTTGCCGAGTTTATGGAACTGGGTAATGCACTGCTGGTGGCGACGGGTGCATTCTGGGAAGGGATCGATGTTAGAGGTGATGCGCTGAGCTGTGTTATCATCGACAAATTACCGTTTACTGCCCCTGATGACCCGCTGCTCAAAGCCCGAATCGAAGATTGTCGATTACGTGGCGGTGAGCCGTTTGCAGAAGTGCAAATCCCAGATGCGGTTATCACGTTAAAGCAGGGCGTAGGACGTTTGATTCGAGACCAAAAAGATCATGGTGCCTTAATCATTTGCGACAACCGTTTGGTAACGCGTGATTACGGTGGCACCTTCCTTGGCAGCTTACCGCCAATCCCAAGAACACGGGATTTGGAACGAATCAAAACATTCCTAAAAACAGAACAACCTGCCGCAGACTAA
- the minD gene encoding septum site-determining protein MinD encodes MARIIVVTSGKGGVGKTTSSAAIASGLALKGKKTAVIDFDIGLRNLDLIMGCERRVVYDFVNVINGEATLNQAMIKDKRTDNLFILPASQTRDKDALTKDGVQRVFTELDEMGFDFIICDSPAGIEQGALMALYYADEAIVTTNPEVSSVRDSDRILGILDSKSLRAEQGLEPVKQHLLLTRYNPSRVTQGEMLSVEDVEEILHISLLGVIPESQAVLNASNKGVPVIFDENTDAGMAYSDTVDRLLGNQVEFRFLTEEKKGLFKRLFGG; translated from the coding sequence ATGGCACGCATTATTGTAGTAACGTCTGGTAAAGGTGGCGTTGGTAAAACCACTTCAAGCGCAGCCATCGCCTCTGGTCTGGCTCTTAAGGGCAAAAAGACTGCGGTGATCGATTTTGATATCGGCTTGCGTAACCTCGATCTTATCATGGGCTGTGAACGCCGCGTGGTGTATGACTTTGTTAACGTCATCAACGGTGAAGCAACGCTTAACCAAGCGATGATCAAAGACAAGCGCACAGATAACCTATTCATTCTTCCAGCTTCTCAAACACGTGATAAAGACGCGCTAACCAAAGATGGCGTGCAACGTGTGTTCACTGAGTTGGATGAAATGGGCTTCGACTTCATCATCTGTGACTCTCCAGCAGGTATTGAGCAAGGTGCTCTGATGGCGCTGTACTACGCAGATGAAGCGATTGTAACGACAAACCCAGAAGTGTCTTCGGTACGTGACTCTGACCGTATCTTAGGTATTTTGGATTCTAAGTCTCTACGTGCTGAGCAAGGTCTTGAGCCAGTTAAGCAGCACCTACTACTGACGCGTTACAACCCTTCTCGCGTAACACAAGGTGAGATGCTAAGCGTTGAAGACGTAGAAGAGATCCTACACATTTCTCTACTGGGCGTAATTCCAGAAAGCCAAGCGGTACTGAATGCATCAAACAAAGGTGTGCCAGTGATCTTTGACGAGAACACAGATGCAGGCATGGCTTACTCTGATACGGTAGACCGCCTACTGGGCAACCAGGTTGAATTTCGTTTCCTTACTGAGGAGAAGAAAGGACTCTTTAAACGACTATTCGGAGGCTAG
- a CDS encoding serine protease, whose amino-acid sequence MKKTLVAFLIGLTLPATTIADTLEPVKNDVTTRIIGGEPANTSDWRFIASLVRKGQPASIGHLCGGSFLGGKYVLTAAHCVEDFNADDLDIVLGLYDKNRESQAQRIAIKNIYSHDEYNNITTNNDIALIELERSVDSATIALATPEVLANVRAGDKVHVAGWGNTSTTGREFPAVLQQVDLEYVDRETCQNLKGDYAKVSDDGICAGYYWGGKDSCQGDSGGPLIVDDNGINKLLGVVSWGDGCAQPNAYGVYANVAHFQHNGWIDSHRNTISFTKYRDLRFVERKAQQETFTIRNDDTIPFNIYQSTITYGSTIEKSNCTGTLKPSQSCQITVGYQPSYSESETTIELFTDHPKLSRLTTTFEYSGVDKASRSVRNAIPLADANVYTGQNAWTAENGELQSADMGAYPGVSELVLTDLPKGKLTMDLKVMSDGFDYLLILVNGEIYDSTNQLLDYKEIQIDLYKASNTITFAYLKHPLSSGIYSAQAFVRNINMSVSTDNTGDAGNTGNDVNKKSSSGGSLSIGLLVLMAAGSFVRRKKR is encoded by the coding sequence ATGAAAAAAACGTTAGTGGCTTTTCTGATTGGGCTGACTTTGCCAGCAACCACAATCGCAGATACTCTTGAGCCTGTTAAGAATGATGTAACCACTCGCATTATCGGCGGTGAGCCAGCCAATACTTCTGACTGGAGGTTTATTGCTTCACTGGTACGTAAAGGACAGCCAGCATCTATTGGTCACTTATGTGGCGGTAGTTTCCTTGGTGGAAAATACGTATTAACTGCTGCGCACTGCGTAGAAGACTTCAATGCGGACGATCTGGATATCGTTCTTGGTCTTTATGACAAAAACAGAGAGTCTCAAGCACAGCGCATCGCCATTAAAAATATCTATTCACATGATGAATATAACAACATAACAACGAACAATGACATTGCTCTTATTGAGTTGGAACGCAGTGTCGACAGCGCGACTATTGCTCTTGCAACGCCAGAAGTTCTAGCTAACGTACGCGCAGGAGATAAAGTACATGTCGCAGGATGGGGAAACACCTCTACGACAGGAAGGGAATTTCCGGCTGTTTTACAACAAGTTGATTTAGAGTATGTGGATCGAGAGACCTGCCAAAACCTAAAAGGAGATTACGCCAAGGTATCAGATGATGGCATCTGTGCGGGATACTATTGGGGAGGAAAAGATAGCTGCCAAGGAGATAGCGGCGGTCCACTCATCGTTGATGATAACGGTATCAACAAATTGCTAGGCGTGGTCAGCTGGGGGGATGGATGTGCTCAACCAAACGCTTATGGTGTTTACGCCAACGTCGCTCATTTTCAACACAATGGATGGATAGATAGCCATCGCAATACTATCAGCTTCACTAAGTACCGAGATCTTCGTTTCGTTGAGCGAAAAGCGCAGCAAGAGACCTTTACTATTCGTAATGACGATACTATCCCATTCAACATCTACCAAAGCACAATAACATACGGAAGTACCATCGAGAAAAGCAATTGTACTGGTACCTTAAAGCCTTCGCAAAGCTGTCAAATTACCGTCGGCTACCAACCTAGCTATTCGGAATCAGAAACAACGATAGAGCTCTTTACCGATCATCCGAAACTGTCCAGACTCACAACAACTTTCGAGTATTCAGGTGTAGATAAAGCAAGCAGATCAGTGCGTAATGCCATTCCGCTAGCAGACGCAAATGTTTATACCGGTCAAAACGCTTGGACGGCTGAAAATGGTGAACTGCAATCAGCGGATATGGGAGCTTATCCTGGTGTATCTGAGCTGGTTTTGACCGATCTTCCGAAGGGCAAACTTACCATGGATCTCAAAGTAATGTCCGATGGTTTTGATTACTTGCTCATCTTAGTTAATGGTGAAATTTACGATAGCACCAACCAACTCCTCGATTATAAAGAGATCCAGATCGATCTTTACAAAGCATCTAATACGATAACGTTTGCATACCTCAAACACCCGCTTTCAAGTGGCATTTACAGCGCGCAAGCATTTGTTCGCAACATAAATATGTCAGTCAGCACAGACAATACGGGTGATGCTGGCAATACTGGTAACGACGTTAATAAAAAGTCTAGTTCAGGCGGCAGTTTATCTATTGGCCTACTGGTGTTAATGGCTGCAGGTTCATTCGTACGACGCAAAAAAAGGTAA
- the purU gene encoding formyltetrahydrofolate deformylase: MEKKTLLTHCSDAPGLISKITNICYKHQLNIVHNNEFVDNTSGHFFMRTELEGYFNDQTLLADLDQALPQGAKRKLISSRRKRIVILVTKEAHCLGDILMKTYDGSLDVEIAAVVGNYDKLQTLTERFDIPYHHVTHEDLSREEHEQKMLDVIDQYDADYLVLAKYMRVLTPTFVEKYRHKIINIHHSFLPAFIGAKPYQQAYDRGVKIIGATAHFVTNDLDEGPIIKQDVIPVDHTFSAQDMAQAGRDVEKNVLSKALNKVVNDHVFVYGNKTVIL; the protein is encoded by the coding sequence ATGGAAAAGAAAACACTGTTAACCCATTGTTCTGACGCACCGGGTTTGATCTCAAAAATCACCAATATCTGTTATAAGCATCAGCTGAATATCGTTCATAATAACGAGTTTGTTGATAACACCAGTGGACACTTTTTCATGAGAACCGAGTTGGAGGGTTACTTCAACGATCAAACGCTACTCGCCGATTTAGACCAAGCGCTGCCACAAGGTGCAAAACGTAAACTTATTAGCTCTCGGCGTAAACGCATCGTCATCCTAGTAACCAAAGAAGCGCACTGTCTGGGTGATATTCTGATGAAGACTTACGATGGCAGCTTAGATGTTGAAATTGCTGCGGTTGTTGGTAACTACGACAAACTTCAAACACTCACTGAACGTTTTGATATCCCTTACCATCACGTGACTCACGAAGATCTTAGCCGTGAAGAGCACGAGCAGAAGATGCTTGACGTGATTGATCAATATGATGCCGATTACCTTGTACTGGCGAAATACATGCGTGTTCTCACTCCGACTTTCGTGGAGAAATACCGTCACAAGATCATCAATATCCACCACAGCTTCTTACCCGCGTTTATCGGTGCTAAGCCATACCAACAAGCTTACGATCGCGGTGTGAAGATCATCGGTGCTACGGCGCACTTCGTGACAAATGACTTGGATGAGGGTCCAATCATCAAGCAAGACGTTATTCCAGTGGATCACACGTTCAGCGCACAAGATATGGCGCAAGCAGGTCGCGATGTAGAGAAGAACGTATTGAGCAAGGCTCTGAATAAAGTGGTCAATGACCACGTATTTGTTTACGGCAATAAGACGGTTATTCTGTAA
- the minE gene encoding cell division topological specificity factor MinE, with product MSLLEFFRPQKKTSANLAKERLQIIVAERRSQNDPAPSYLPQLKEDILKVISKYVAIDPNMVDLTFEHKDDDISVLELNVKLPEDEK from the coding sequence ATGTCACTACTAGAATTTTTCCGCCCACAAAAGAAAACTTCTGCGAATCTAGCCAAAGAGCGTTTGCAGATCATCGTTGCTGAGCGTCGTAGCCAGAACGATCCTGCGCCTTCTTACTTGCCTCAATTGAAAGAGGACATCTTGAAGGTGATCAGCAAATACGTTGCGATTGATCCAAACATGGTGGATTTGACGTTCGAACACAAGGACGATGATATTTCGGTTCTTGAGCTCAACGTGAAGTTGCCAGAGGACGAGAAGTAA
- the rnd gene encoding ribonuclease D — MNYQIISKNKDLEEVCALAREADVVMLDTEFVRIRTYYPQLGLIQLFDGKQLSLIDPTELTDMTSFVELLKDTSVLKVLHACGEDLEVFQNAFGCTPFPMVDTQLMAAFLGHGLSTGFATLVEEYLGVELDKSESRTDWMARPLTQKQLDYAAADVHYLMPLYEKLLDKVNEAGWWEAVQQESDLLVSKRIRSVNEENAYLDIKGSWQLRPAELAILKPLATWRYREAIKRDLALNFIFKEGDLLTVARLGLTGFKKMEAEGIDIRAINRHGAKIAGIVKQAKQTPADDYPAKIERLMDYPGYKQIFKNMKDVVKVASQKSGLATEFLASKKQINQIISWVWKKDRDPARLPDVMQGWRLELLGEKMNKVLK; from the coding sequence GTGAACTATCAGATCATTTCGAAAAACAAAGACCTAGAAGAAGTCTGCGCTCTAGCAAGAGAAGCCGACGTAGTTATGCTGGATACCGAATTCGTGCGAATCAGGACTTACTATCCGCAACTAGGATTGATTCAGCTTTTCGATGGCAAACAACTTTCTCTTATCGACCCGACAGAACTGACGGACATGACGTCGTTCGTCGAGTTGCTAAAAGACACCTCAGTGCTAAAAGTACTGCACGCGTGTGGTGAAGATTTAGAAGTCTTCCAAAATGCCTTTGGCTGTACACCATTCCCAATGGTGGATACGCAGTTGATGGCCGCTTTCCTAGGTCACGGCCTGTCGACGGGCTTCGCTACGCTGGTGGAAGAATACCTTGGCGTCGAGCTAGACAAGAGCGAATCTCGCACTGACTGGATGGCGCGTCCACTGACTCAAAAGCAGCTTGATTACGCTGCGGCTGACGTGCACTACCTAATGCCCCTTTACGAGAAGCTATTAGATAAAGTGAACGAAGCAGGCTGGTGGGAGGCGGTTCAGCAAGAGAGCGACTTACTGGTATCAAAGCGTATTCGCAGCGTGAACGAAGAAAATGCCTACCTAGACATCAAAGGCTCATGGCAGCTAAGACCGGCTGAACTTGCGATTCTTAAGCCTTTGGCGACTTGGCGCTACCGCGAAGCGATTAAGCGTGACCTTGCGCTGAACTTTATCTTCAAAGAAGGTGACCTGCTGACAGTGGCTCGTCTTGGTTTGACTGGCTTTAAGAAGATGGAAGCGGAAGGCATCGATATTCGTGCGATTAACCGCCACGGTGCGAAGATTGCGGGTATTGTGAAGCAAGCGAAGCAAACACCAGCCGATGATTACCCAGCGAAAATCGAACGTTTGATGGATTACCCAGGCTACAAGCAAATCTTCAAGAACATGAAGGATGTGGTGAAGGTAGCGTCGCAAAAGTCAGGCTTGGCGACCGAGTTCTTGGCGTCTAAAAAGCAGATTAACCAAATCATCAGTTGGGTATGGAAGAAAGACCGTGACCCAGCGCGTCTACCGGATGTAATGCAAGGCTGGCGTCTTGAATTACTCGGCGAGAAGATGAATAAGGTGCTGAAGTAA
- a CDS encoding Slp family lipoprotein, with protein sequence MKLSGRIFLVIIAAFGLSACSSLPEELNASTEQVLTDYKAFAEDQGQAANDVRLGGVIAKVDNLKDQTRLEIVNLPIGKSGKPDIDQEPTGRFAVYFDGYLEPVAFSQGRLITVVGKGAGEEEGKIGEHQYIFPAIKGDGYRLWKIEERLRMYDTPTYYYPCYSINCRMMRSDFPQDGKVIKKVK encoded by the coding sequence ATGAAACTTTCTGGACGTATTTTTCTGGTTATTATCGCGGCATTCGGGCTTTCTGCTTGTAGTTCTCTTCCTGAAGAGCTGAATGCAAGCACTGAGCAGGTTTTGACGGATTACAAAGCTTTTGCTGAAGACCAAGGACAGGCTGCTAATGATGTCCGTCTTGGTGGTGTTATAGCGAAAGTGGATAACTTGAAAGACCAAACGCGTCTGGAGATCGTAAATCTGCCGATCGGCAAATCAGGTAAGCCGGACATCGATCAAGAACCAACGGGTCGCTTCGCGGTTTATTTTGATGGTTACCTAGAGCCGGTTGCGTTTAGCCAAGGCCGACTTATTACCGTTGTTGGTAAAGGCGCGGGCGAAGAAGAAGGCAAAATTGGTGAGCACCAATACATCTTCCCGGCGATCAAAGGCGATGGTTACCGCCTATGGAAGATTGAAGAGCGCCTACGTATGTACGATACGCCAACCTATTACTACCCTTGTTACTCCATTAACTGCCGTATGATGCGTTCGGATTTCCCGCAAGACGGCAAGGTGATCAAGAAGGTTAAATAA
- the fadD gene encoding long-chain-fatty-acid--CoA ligase FadD — protein sequence MDKPWLSRYPSDVPETINPEQYESLVEMFEQSVQKYADQPAFMNMGSVMTFRKLEERSRAFAAYLQNELKLKKGDRVALMMPNLLQYPVALFGILRAGCIAVNVNPLYTPRELEHQLNDAGATAIVIVSNFANTLEQIVENTPVKHVVLTSLGQMLPRAKGTLVDFVVKYVKGMVPKYDLPGAISMRKALHKGRRLQYVKPFMSGDDIAFLQYTGGTTGVAKGAILTHRNMIANVMQAKGAYGPVLSPGRELVVTALPLYHVFALTVNCLLFVEMGGNNLLITNPRDIPGFVKELQKYQFTAITGVNTLFNALVNNEDFHELDFSNLRLAVGGGMAVQRAVAEKWQKTTGCYLLEGYGLTECSPLVAAYPHDLVEYNGSIGLPVPSTEVRIVDEEGNALANTETGELQVRGPQVMQGYWQRPEATKEVINEDGWLSTGDIVKFDDEGFLHIVDRKKDMILVSGFNVYPNEIEDVVALHGKVLEVAAIGQPHEVSGELVKIYVVKRDPSLTKDEVIAHCRQHLTGYKVPKLVEFREDLPKTNVGKILRRVLREENDAELAKKSA from the coding sequence GTGGATAAACCATGGCTTTCACGTTATCCAAGTGACGTACCTGAAACCATCAATCCAGAGCAATATGAGTCTTTGGTAGAAATGTTCGAGCAGTCTGTTCAAAAATACGCAGACCAACCGGCATTCATGAACATGGGCTCGGTCATGACCTTCCGCAAATTGGAAGAGCGTAGCCGCGCATTCGCCGCATACCTACAAAATGAACTTAAGCTGAAGAAGGGTGACCGCGTTGCTCTTATGATGCCAAACCTGCTTCAATACCCTGTCGCGCTATTCGGTATTTTGCGTGCAGGCTGTATCGCTGTGAACGTGAACCCACTTTACACTCCTCGTGAGCTTGAGCATCAGCTAAACGATGCTGGCGCAACGGCGATCGTTATCGTTTCTAACTTCGCGAACACGCTCGAGCAAATCGTAGAAAACACGCCAGTGAAACACGTGGTTCTGACCAGTCTTGGTCAAATGCTGCCACGTGCAAAAGGTACGCTTGTCGACTTCGTGGTTAAGTATGTGAAGGGCATGGTGCCTAAGTACGATCTACCGGGTGCAATCTCAATGCGTAAAGCACTGCACAAAGGTCGTCGTCTTCAGTACGTGAAACCATTTATGTCTGGCGATGATATTGCATTCCTTCAGTACACTGGTGGTACAACGGGCGTAGCGAAAGGCGCAATCCTTACGCACCGCAACATGATCGCCAACGTAATGCAGGCGAAAGGCGCTTATGGTCCTGTATTATCTCCGGGTCGCGAGCTTGTTGTTACGGCACTGCCGCTTTACCACGTATTCGCGCTGACGGTGAACTGTCTACTGTTCGTCGAAATGGGTGGCAACAACCTGCTTATCACTAACCCGCGTGATATTCCGGGCTTTGTGAAAGAGCTGCAAAAATACCAGTTCACTGCGATTACTGGTGTAAACACGCTGTTTAACGCGCTAGTGAACAACGAAGATTTCCATGAGCTAGATTTCAGCAACCTTCGCCTCGCAGTAGGTGGTGGTATGGCCGTGCAGCGTGCTGTCGCTGAAAAATGGCAAAAGACCACAGGCTGTTACCTACTAGAAGGTTACGGTCTAACAGAATGTTCTCCATTGGTGGCGGCTTACCCGCACGACCTAGTGGAATACAATGGTTCTATCGGTCTGCCTGTGCCATCAACAGAAGTACGTATTGTTGATGAAGAAGGTAACGCACTAGCAAACACAGAGACAGGTGAGCTTCAAGTTCGCGGTCCTCAAGTGATGCAAGGTTACTGGCAGCGCCCAGAAGCGACCAAAGAAGTGATCAACGAAGACGGTTGGCTATCGACGGGTGACATCGTTAAGTTTGATGATGAAGGCTTCCTACACATCGTTGACCGTAAGAAAGACATGATTCTTGTGTCTGGCTTCAACGTTTACCCGAACGAAATCGAAGACGTAGTTGCACTGCACGGTAAAGTGCTAGAAGTAGCGGCAATCGGTCAGCCTCACGAAGTGTCTGGCGAGTTGGTGAAGATCTACGTTGTAAAACGCGATCCGAGCCTAACCAAAGACGAAGTGATTGCACACTGTCGCCAACACCTAACTGGCTACAAAGTGCCTAAGTTGGTTGAGTTCCGTGAAGATCTACCTAAGACCAACGTAGGTAAGATCCTTCGTCGCGTACTGCGTGAAGAGAACGACGCAGAGCTAGCGAAGAAGAGCGCATAA
- the tsaB gene encoding tRNA (adenosine(37)-N6)-threonylcarbamoyltransferase complex dimerization subunit type 1 TsaB: protein MSAKILAIDTATENCSVALLVNDRVISRSEVAPRDHTKKVLPMVDEVLKEAGLTLQDLDALAFGRGPGSFTGVRIGIGIAQGLAFGADLPMIGVSTLAAMAQASYRLHGATDVAVAIDARMSEVYWARYTRQENGEWAGVDAECVIPPARLAEEAQADDKTWTKAGTGWDAYQEDLGKLPLNLTSGDVLYPDSQDIVILAEQELKKGNTVPVEESSPVYLRDNVTWKKLPGRE, encoded by the coding sequence ATGAGCGCAAAAATTCTTGCTATCGATACGGCAACTGAGAACTGTTCAGTTGCGCTACTGGTTAATGACCGAGTGATTTCACGCAGTGAAGTGGCTCCTCGTGACCACACTAAGAAAGTACTGCCTATGGTAGACGAAGTACTGAAAGAAGCGGGCCTGACTCTACAAGATCTAGACGCATTGGCGTTTGGTCGTGGTCCGGGCAGCTTTACTGGCGTTCGTATCGGTATTGGTATCGCGCAAGGTTTGGCGTTTGGTGCTGACTTACCAATGATTGGCGTTTCAACGCTGGCTGCGATGGCACAAGCAAGCTACCGTCTGCACGGTGCAACGGATGTCGCGGTTGCGATTGATGCGCGTATGAGTGAAGTTTACTGGGCACGTTACACTCGCCAAGAAAACGGTGAATGGGCTGGTGTCGATGCAGAATGTGTTATTCCACCAGCGCGTCTAGCGGAAGAAGCACAAGCAGACGACAAAACGTGGACTAAAGCGGGTACTGGTTGGGATGCTTACCAAGAAGATCTTGGCAAACTGCCACTCAACTTAACGAGCGGTGATGTGCTTTACCCTGATTCGCAAGACATCGTGATTCTTGCTGAACAGGAACTTAAGAAAGGCAACACAGTCCCAGTAGAAGAATCGAGCCCGGTTTATCTGCGCGATAATGTAACGTGGAAGAAACTTCCGGGTCGCGAATAA
- a CDS encoding alpha/beta fold hydrolase — translation MNERRFALPNGSMAALEIGNEKTTACSVVFLHGWMDNAGSFKNLMNAIHQCNPDLHLLAIDLFGHGLSSHKSSDNYYPFHDYIADLHQLLDELSPNRLVLVGHSLGALIASCYSAAFPEQVEALVQIEGAGPLAEQPSNSVKRLRDGVLSRQRQRNKPERAIASFDLALKLRMQANHLTAEQLMPIVERGTECRENQWFWRHDAKLKCDSLYRMAQDHANSITSQIRCPHLIILGDKGFQHLQSNQVDWGENPPNVVSVAGGHHCHLEQTLEVTKRILGVVNKI, via the coding sequence ATGAATGAGCGCCGTTTTGCACTCCCAAATGGGAGCATGGCAGCCTTAGAGATCGGAAACGAAAAAACGACTGCTTGTTCAGTCGTTTTTCTTCATGGGTGGATGGATAACGCGGGCAGCTTCAAAAACTTGATGAACGCCATACATCAGTGCAATCCTGATCTTCATTTACTGGCAATTGACCTATTTGGTCATGGCTTATCCAGTCATAAATCCTCGGACAATTACTATCCCTTCCACGACTACATTGCTGATTTACACCAATTATTGGATGAATTATCGCCAAACAGACTGGTGTTAGTAGGTCATTCACTAGGCGCATTAATCGCAAGTTGCTATAGTGCTGCCTTTCCTGAACAGGTCGAAGCGTTGGTGCAAATTGAAGGAGCGGGTCCACTCGCAGAACAGCCTTCCAATAGCGTGAAACGACTGCGTGATGGTGTCCTTAGCCGACAACGTCAACGCAACAAACCGGAGCGAGCTATCGCTTCTTTCGATCTGGCGTTAAAGCTACGCATGCAAGCGAATCACCTGACCGCCGAGCAGTTGATGCCAATCGTAGAGCGCGGAACTGAATGTCGCGAGAACCAATGGTTTTGGCGACACGATGCCAAATTAAAGTGCGATTCTCTTTACCGCATGGCACAGGACCACGCGAACTCGATCACCAGCCAAATACGCTGTCCGCACCTGATCATTTTGGGTGACAAAGGATTTCAGCATTTACAGTCTAACCAAGTCGATTGGGGCGAAAATCCACCGAATGTGGTTTCTGTCGCGGGTGGTCACCATTGTCATTTAGAGCAAACACTCGAGGTGACAAAGCGAATTCTTGGTGTAGTTAACAAAATTTAA